Proteins encoded by one window of Streptomyces uncialis:
- a CDS encoding IclR family transcriptional regulator: protein MATANGPEPEPSDDADRGARGGGTVQIVDHALLVLKAIADADRPRGVRELSRDLLISKSSTQRILASLERVGLAVADESTRKYVIGPAALTLAWKHAANSDLVGAAAEVTARIAAVTGETACVSTVVDGRRVTVHEVESSQPLRLITGVGRPYSLFAGATGRMLLAMLPKERLEHLVREHTAAGSGSGPGDDGDDAATLTRRVEETRARGYAFSRGEWINGGCGVAVPIGTQGTVSAALSIYGPEARLTDDRMTELVPVLRSAAAQITLRWHQPG from the coding sequence ATGGCCACCGCGAACGGACCGGAGCCTGAGCCGTCGGACGACGCGGACCGGGGGGCCCGGGGCGGCGGCACCGTACAGATCGTGGACCACGCGCTGCTGGTGCTCAAGGCCATCGCCGACGCCGACCGGCCGCGCGGGGTACGGGAGCTGAGCCGCGATCTGCTGATCAGCAAGAGCTCCACCCAGCGCATCCTCGCCTCGCTGGAACGGGTGGGCCTCGCGGTCGCCGACGAGAGCACCCGCAAGTACGTGATCGGCCCCGCCGCGCTCACCCTGGCGTGGAAGCACGCCGCCAACAGCGATCTGGTGGGCGCCGCCGCCGAGGTCACGGCCCGGATCGCGGCCGTGACGGGGGAGACGGCCTGTGTCTCCACCGTCGTGGACGGCCGGCGGGTCACGGTGCACGAGGTGGAGAGCTCCCAGCCGCTGCGTCTGATCACCGGTGTGGGCCGGCCGTACTCGCTGTTCGCGGGCGCCACCGGCCGGATGCTGCTGGCGATGCTGCCCAAGGAGCGGCTGGAGCACCTCGTACGCGAGCACACGGCGGCCGGTTCCGGCTCCGGCCCCGGTGACGACGGCGATGACGCCGCGACGCTGACCCGTCGCGTCGAGGAGACCCGCGCGCGCGGATACGCGTTCAGCCGGGGCGAGTGGATCAACGGCGGCTGCGGGGTCGCCGTACCGATCGGCACCCAGGGGACCGTCAGCGCCGCGCTGAGCATCTACGGGCCCGAGGCGCGGCTCACCGACGACCGGATGACCGAGCTGGTCCCCGTCCTGCGGTCGGCCGCCGCGCAGATCACGCTGCGCTGGCACCAGCCGGGCTGA
- a CDS encoding maleate cis-trans isomerase family protein, whose translation MLLGWRARIGQIRPATAIEGAEEWRSVAPTGVAFADARTIVPRVDAEGLRVMMGQVLEASRQLATAKVDLIVQCGAPGTFIPGVGTDQKVTDEITAETGVPAITMMQATVDALRAVGATSVAVGSIYTDEVNEALRVYLTALGFEVAAVEGLQMTDPYEASVHDADSAYRLGRRLHKAAPDADALLISCGTFRTFEVLPYLEMDTGRPVVTSNQASLWAALRHLGLRDEIPQLGRLGRTV comes from the coding sequence ATGCTGCTCGGCTGGCGTGCACGAATCGGACAGATCCGCCCCGCGACCGCGATCGAGGGAGCCGAGGAATGGCGCTCGGTGGCGCCCACCGGTGTCGCCTTCGCGGACGCCCGCACCATCGTTCCCCGGGTCGACGCGGAGGGGCTGCGGGTCATGATGGGCCAGGTGCTCGAAGCGTCCCGGCAGCTCGCCACCGCCAAGGTCGACCTGATCGTCCAGTGCGGCGCCCCCGGCACCTTCATCCCGGGAGTGGGCACCGACCAGAAGGTCACCGACGAGATCACCGCCGAGACCGGTGTCCCCGCGATCACCATGATGCAGGCCACGGTCGACGCCCTGCGCGCCGTCGGCGCCACCTCGGTCGCCGTCGGCAGCATCTACACGGACGAGGTCAACGAGGCCCTGCGGGTCTACCTCACGGCCCTCGGCTTCGAGGTCGCCGCCGTCGAGGGACTCCAGATGACCGACCCGTACGAGGCCAGCGTCCATGACGCCGACAGCGCGTACCGGCTCGGCCGGCGGCTGCACAAGGCCGCCCCCGACGCCGACGCCCTGCTGATCTCCTGCGGCACGTTCCGCACGTTCGAGGTGCTGCCGTACCTGGAGATGGACACCGGCCGTCCCGTCGTCACCAGCAACCAGGCGTCGCTGTGGGCCGCGCTGCGCCACCTCGGACTGCGCGACGAGATCCCCCAGCTCGGCCGCCTCGGCCGGACCGTCTGA
- a CDS encoding membrane dipeptidase → MLVDALQFVKPARERFEEWHAAGITAVHATVAIWEDSTETMREVGRWQRLLAENADLLCEGRSADDIRAAGEQGRTAVVLGFQNSSPFEDDLDLVGAFHQAGVRIAQLTYNTQNSAGAGCWEGDDAGLSRTYGVNLVREMNRVGMLIDISHCNERTSLEALETSERPVAVTHSNPRGFVGEDVELAFRNKSDTVLKKAAESGGVVGLSMYPRIAPSGVDCTVAQFCDMVAYTVELIGVDHVGLGSDYYAGQGDEELHWWRQGRWSRKPMVPISGPVEFPDWFAAGRGYADVQAELLRRGFTDSEVARISGGNWLRMFESGFVAGPAN, encoded by the coding sequence GTGCTCGTCGACGCATTGCAGTTCGTGAAGCCCGCCCGGGAACGCTTCGAGGAGTGGCACGCCGCGGGGATCACCGCGGTCCACGCGACCGTCGCGATCTGGGAGGACTCCACCGAGACCATGCGCGAGGTCGGCCGCTGGCAGCGGCTGCTCGCGGAGAACGCCGACCTGCTGTGCGAGGGCCGCTCCGCCGACGACATCCGCGCGGCCGGTGAGCAGGGCCGCACCGCCGTCGTCCTCGGCTTCCAGAACAGCAGCCCCTTCGAGGACGACCTCGACCTCGTCGGCGCCTTCCACCAGGCGGGCGTCCGGATCGCCCAGCTCACCTACAACACCCAGAACTCCGCGGGCGCGGGCTGCTGGGAGGGCGACGACGCGGGACTCTCCCGCACCTACGGCGTCAACCTGGTCCGGGAGATGAACCGGGTCGGCATGCTCATCGACATCTCCCACTGCAACGAGCGCACCTCCCTGGAAGCCCTGGAGACCTCCGAGCGGCCCGTCGCCGTCACCCACTCCAACCCGCGCGGATTCGTCGGCGAGGACGTGGAACTCGCGTTCCGCAACAAGTCCGACACCGTCCTCAAGAAGGCCGCGGAGTCCGGCGGTGTGGTCGGCCTCAGCATGTACCCCCGGATCGCCCCGAGCGGCGTCGACTGCACCGTCGCCCAGTTCTGCGACATGGTCGCCTACACCGTCGAACTCATCGGCGTCGACCATGTCGGCCTCGGCTCCGACTACTACGCCGGACAGGGCGACGAGGAACTCCACTGGTGGCGCCAGGGCCGCTGGAGCCGCAAGCCCATGGTGCCGATCTCCGGGCCCGTCGAGTTCCCCGACTGGTTCGCCGCCGGCCGCGGCTACGCCGACGTCCAGGCGGAACTCCTGCGCCGCGGCTTCACCGACAGCGAGGTGGCGCGGATATCCGGCGGCAACTGGCTGCGCATGTTCGAGTCCGGCTTCGTGGCCGGTCCGGCGAACTGA
- a CDS encoding phytoene desaturase family protein, which produces MNRYDAVIVGGGHNGLVAAAYLGRAGLRVAVLEARPQLGGPCGGYEFLPGRRLSFTNSPGSLNPAVVTELGLAGHGLRFVRADPTVVQQFGGRSFLGWRDPARVDAQLDAFAPGEADRYRALISGLERLGASLRVSLDAAPPTLDVLRERLTDPADKALFAEVFDGSLTDLLDGHLRSDQAKTLLAMLALNAHLVPPSAPGTAVGLMMRPFALAAAGAGRPADAERVALRGSTGLPVGSMSAIIDALASSCRAHGVELRTSAPVDRVLHGPDGVRGVVTVCGEEFTAPRVISAVNPVHLFRDLLDDTAMGATVRDEITATPMRGSAFKVVLEVDSLPGYAGLPDGTDPDRVRACQFRVGAPLDGIEESVTAALAGRVAGRPLVWGLVPTLTSPGLTPRGTHLISVNAWHAPHTPHDGPWDTTRTEEFGRACVDTLAALMPGIADRIVAHRFMNPVEIENELGLPGSNITHGDMLPVNLFGARPHPAVAGYRTPLTGFYLSGSGTWPGGYVTGTPGRNAATAVLTDLHDEQRRTP; this is translated from the coding sequence ATGAACCGGTACGACGCCGTGATCGTCGGAGGCGGCCACAACGGGCTGGTGGCCGCCGCCTATCTGGGCCGCGCGGGACTGCGGGTCGCCGTCCTCGAAGCCAGGCCGCAGCTCGGCGGGCCCTGCGGCGGCTACGAGTTCCTGCCCGGCCGCAGGCTGTCCTTCACCAACTCGCCCGGCTCGCTCAACCCGGCCGTGGTCACCGAACTCGGGCTCGCCGGGCACGGTCTGCGCTTCGTCCGCGCCGACCCCACCGTCGTCCAGCAGTTCGGCGGACGCAGCTTCCTCGGCTGGCGCGACCCCGCCCGGGTCGACGCCCAGCTCGACGCGTTCGCCCCCGGCGAGGCCGACCGCTACCGGGCGCTGATCAGCGGCCTCGAACGGCTCGGCGCGAGCCTGCGGGTGTCCCTCGACGCGGCGCCGCCCACCCTGGACGTCCTGCGCGAGCGGCTCACCGACCCGGCCGACAAGGCCCTGTTCGCCGAGGTCTTCGACGGCAGCCTCACCGATCTGCTCGACGGACATCTGCGCTCCGACCAGGCCAAGACCCTGCTCGCGATGCTCGCCCTCAACGCGCACCTCGTCCCGCCCTCCGCCCCCGGCACCGCCGTCGGCCTGATGATGCGGCCCTTCGCACTGGCCGCCGCCGGCGCCGGACGGCCCGCCGACGCCGAACGCGTCGCGCTGCGCGGCTCGACCGGACTGCCCGTCGGCTCCATGAGCGCGATCATCGACGCGCTGGCGAGCAGCTGCCGCGCCCACGGCGTGGAGCTGCGGACCAGCGCGCCCGTGGACCGTGTCCTGCACGGACCGGACGGGGTGCGGGGCGTGGTCACCGTGTGCGGCGAGGAGTTCACCGCGCCCCGGGTGATCTCGGCGGTCAACCCCGTCCATCTCTTCCGGGACCTGCTCGACGACACGGCGATGGGCGCCACCGTCCGCGACGAGATCACCGCCACCCCGATGCGCGGCTCCGCGTTCAAGGTGGTCCTGGAGGTCGACTCGCTGCCCGGGTACGCCGGACTGCCCGACGGCACCGACCCCGACCGGGTACGAGCCTGCCAGTTCCGGGTGGGCGCCCCGCTCGACGGGATCGAGGAGTCGGTCACCGCCGCCCTCGCCGGACGGGTCGCGGGCCGCCCCCTGGTGTGGGGACTGGTCCCGACCCTCACCTCACCCGGGCTCACCCCCCGGGGCACCCACCTCATCAGCGTCAACGCCTGGCACGCCCCGCACACCCCGCACGACGGCCCCTGGGACACCACCCGCACCGAGGAGTTCGGCCGCGCCTGCGTCGACACGCTCGCCGCGCTCATGCCGGGCATCGCCGACCGGATCGTGGCCCACCGCTTCATGAACCCCGTCGAGATCGAGAACGAACTCGGCCTCCCCGGAAGCAACATCACCCACGGCGACATGCTGCCCGTGAATCTCTTCGGCGCCCGGCCGCACCCCGCCGTCGCGGGGTACCGCACCCCGCTCACCGGCTTCTACCTCAGCGGGTCGGGGACCTGGCCCGGCGGCTACGTCACCGGGACCCCGGGCCGCAACGCGGCCACCGCGGTCCTGACCGACCTCCACGACGAACAAAGGCGAACACCATGA
- a CDS encoding ABC transporter substrate-binding protein, which translates to MRLSLRHGPPRPRRPRPRGARLRAAVATAAVTGVLLTGCGANPSFGRDPHTLVIGAEGEIPALDPHRLSGTVGLRVTDALFDPLIREELGTRTDRAPALRPSLAKSWTVAPDALTVTLALREGVTFTDGTPFDAAAVRTNFDRIMDEKSPVHDPTAAGNMKFLTRWIERVDVTGTHTVALRLTRPYAGLPRMLTDRRMSIISPRALRAHRPDDIGLHPVGTGAFTQDKADHGKRVTLKRNDDYWGGAPRTPTIIVESVTDPTTLAIAAQTGEIDAILSAGAQQVQQLAGRGTMTVQYPEPANQYFLRLNTRTAPTDNTTFRRALNHAVDREAVATLTGGQVAPSTGPLPRGNEAYQEPSAGAATAYDHDPELARRLIRESGVPTPVRLKLLAPDSGPGFSQATEIMSLIQQDLKAVGVRLDVQYMEFASLVAVEGKGYENGTHGSFNGWTTGADAADFLERMFSGALHPPDGVNRGWYRDARVDTLLDRARGEPDENRRMSLYRQAADGIGADAPWVFLYQDRLPRLLSRKIDGVVPAASVYVDYTTIRRR; encoded by the coding sequence ATGAGGCTTTCGCTCCGCCACGGGCCGCCCCGCCCGCGAAGACCACGCCCGCGAGGAGCACGCCTGCGTGCGGCCGTCGCCACCGCGGCCGTCACCGGGGTCCTCCTCACCGGATGCGGCGCCAACCCGTCCTTCGGACGCGACCCGCACACCCTCGTCATCGGCGCCGAGGGCGAGATACCCGCCCTCGACCCGCACCGCCTCTCGGGAACCGTCGGACTGCGGGTCACCGACGCCCTCTTCGACCCGCTCATCCGCGAGGAACTCGGCACCAGGACCGACCGCGCGCCCGCCCTGCGGCCCTCGCTCGCGAAGTCCTGGACGGTCGCCCCCGACGCCCTCACCGTCACCCTGGCACTGCGCGAAGGCGTCACCTTCACCGACGGGACGCCGTTCGACGCCGCCGCCGTCCGCACCAACTTCGACCGGATCATGGACGAGAAGTCCCCGGTCCACGACCCCACCGCCGCCGGGAACATGAAGTTCCTGACCCGCTGGATCGAACGCGTCGACGTCACCGGCACCCACACCGTCGCCCTCCGGCTCACCCGCCCCTACGCGGGACTGCCCCGGATGCTCACCGACCGCCGGATGTCGATCATCAGCCCCCGGGCGCTGCGCGCCCACCGGCCCGACGACATCGGCCTGCACCCCGTCGGCACCGGCGCCTTCACCCAGGACAAGGCCGACCACGGCAAACGCGTCACCCTCAAGCGCAACGACGACTACTGGGGCGGCGCACCCCGGACCCCCACCATCATCGTGGAGTCCGTCACCGACCCCACCACCCTCGCCATCGCCGCCCAGACCGGCGAGATCGACGCGATCCTCAGCGCCGGGGCCCAGCAGGTCCAGCAGCTCGCCGGACGCGGCACCATGACCGTCCAGTACCCCGAACCCGCCAACCAGTACTTCCTGCGCCTCAACACCCGCACCGCGCCCACCGACAACACCACCTTCCGCCGCGCCCTCAACCACGCCGTCGACCGCGAGGCCGTCGCCACCCTCACCGGCGGCCAGGTCGCCCCCTCCACCGGACCCCTGCCCCGCGGCAACGAGGCCTACCAGGAACCCTCCGCCGGCGCTGCCACCGCCTACGACCACGACCCCGAACTGGCCCGCCGCCTCATCCGGGAGAGCGGGGTGCCCACCCCCGTCCGCCTCAAGCTGCTCGCCCCCGACAGCGGCCCCGGCTTCTCCCAGGCCACCGAGATCATGTCGCTGATCCAGCAGGACCTCAAAGCCGTCGGCGTCCGCCTCGACGTCCAGTACATGGAGTTCGCGTCCCTGGTCGCCGTGGAGGGCAAGGGCTACGAGAACGGCACCCACGGCTCGTTCAACGGCTGGACCACCGGCGCCGACGCCGCCGACTTCCTGGAACGGATGTTCAGCGGCGCGCTCCACCCGCCCGACGGCGTCAACCGCGGCTGGTACCGCGACGCACGCGTCGACACCCTCCTCGACCGGGCCCGCGGCGAACCCGACGAGAACCGCCGGATGTCGCTCTACCGCCAGGCCGCCGACGGGATCGGCGCCGACGCCCCCTGGGTCTTCCTCTACCAGGACCGGCTGCCCCGGCTGCTGAGCCGCAAGATCGACGGAGTCGTCCCCGCCGCCTCCGTCTACGTCGACTACACCACCATCCGCCGCCGGTGA
- a CDS encoding ABC transporter permease has protein sequence MKATAAPAPATTRAPATRRARLPRALTGSHVTALIGGAILAVTVLVAILAPWIAPHDPLGTNPSSVGLGPFSGGHLLGTDEVGRDILSRLMHGTRLALLVAVLPTLLALAIGGCLGLLSGYVGGWLDSFLMRVFDVMFSFPGILLALGIGVALGPGVTSMVIAMVVVTVPEFGRIVRGNVVSLRQEQYVEAAGALGYSHLRIAFRHIAPNLLGGLVVFATLQTGRNVILGSSLAFLGLGAQPPTPDWGQMLSGGRALLVTAPHVATIPGLAIVVLAVGFNLLGDGVRDRLDPRSRRSGKTRGARALLTPWTRRSRT, from the coding sequence ATGAAGGCCACCGCGGCACCGGCCCCCGCCACCACCCGGGCCCCCGCCACCCGCCGGGCGCGCCTCCCGCGCGCGCTGACCGGCTCCCACGTCACCGCCCTCATCGGCGGCGCCATCCTCGCCGTCACCGTCCTGGTCGCGATCCTCGCCCCGTGGATCGCCCCCCATGACCCGCTCGGCACCAACCCGTCGTCCGTCGGCCTCGGCCCCTTCAGCGGCGGCCATCTCCTCGGCACCGACGAGGTCGGCCGCGACATCCTCAGCCGGCTGATGCACGGCACCCGGCTCGCCCTGCTCGTCGCCGTGCTGCCGACCCTGCTCGCCCTCGCCATCGGCGGCTGCCTCGGACTGCTGTCCGGCTACGTCGGCGGCTGGCTCGACAGCTTCCTGATGCGCGTCTTCGACGTGATGTTCTCCTTCCCCGGCATCCTGCTCGCCCTCGGCATCGGCGTCGCCCTCGGCCCCGGCGTCACCTCCATGGTCATCGCCATGGTCGTCGTCACCGTCCCCGAGTTCGGCCGGATCGTCCGCGGCAACGTCGTCTCGCTGCGCCAGGAGCAGTACGTCGAGGCCGCCGGAGCCCTCGGCTACAGCCATCTGCGGATCGCGTTCCGGCACATCGCGCCCAACCTGCTCGGCGGCCTCGTCGTCTTCGCCACCCTCCAGACCGGCCGCAACGTCATCCTCGGCTCCAGCCTCGCCTTCCTCGGGCTCGGCGCCCAGCCGCCCACCCCCGACTGGGGCCAGATGCTCAGCGGCGGCCGCGCCCTGCTGGTCACCGCCCCGCACGTCGCCACCATCCCCGGACTCGCGATCGTCGTGCTCGCCGTCGGCTTCAACCTGCTCGGCGACGGCGTACGGGACCGGCTCGACCCGCGCAGCCGCCGGTCCGGCAAGACCCGCGGAGCCCGCGCGCTCCTCACCCCCTGGACCCGCCGGAGCCGGACATGA
- a CDS encoding ABC transporter permease: MLTFTLRRALQMIPVVLGVTIATFGLGQIIPGDQASALLGPSSSEEDRQALRADLGLDEPAVSRYFTYLGSLFDGDLGRSLSFGRPVSEVLSERLLNTLLLSGTAIVVAAVVGVAIGTWAAQKPGSARDRGLTVGVLFFNSVPSFWFGLVLIVVFSLQLRVLPATGMTSIGGGGSLDVAAHMVLPVITLAAWSLAVIARMTRSAVLEVIGNDYVRTARSRGVGEFRVVVRHVLPNAMPSVITVVGLQAGFLLSGAVLTETVFSWPGIGLALHQAISTRDIPLVQGGILVIAVAFVLINFLVDILQAYFNPKIKLA; this comes from the coding sequence ATGCTGACCTTCACCCTGCGCCGCGCGCTCCAGATGATCCCCGTCGTCCTCGGGGTCACCATCGCCACCTTCGGCCTCGGCCAGATCATCCCCGGCGACCAGGCCAGCGCCCTGCTCGGCCCCAGCTCCTCCGAGGAGGACCGCCAGGCGCTGCGCGCCGACCTCGGCCTCGACGAACCCGCCGTCTCCCGCTACTTCACCTACCTCGGCAGCCTCTTCGACGGCGACCTCGGCCGCTCCCTGTCCTTCGGCCGGCCCGTCTCCGAAGTGCTCTCCGAACGGCTGCTGAACACCCTGCTGCTGTCCGGCACCGCGATCGTCGTCGCCGCCGTCGTCGGGGTCGCCATCGGCACCTGGGCCGCGCAGAAGCCCGGCTCCGCCCGCGACCGCGGACTCACCGTCGGGGTGCTGTTCTTCAACTCCGTCCCCTCGTTCTGGTTCGGCCTCGTCCTCATCGTCGTCTTCTCCCTGCAACTGCGGGTGCTCCCCGCGACCGGCATGACCTCCATCGGAGGCGGCGGATCCCTCGACGTCGCCGCGCACATGGTGCTGCCGGTGATCACCCTCGCCGCCTGGTCGCTGGCCGTGATCGCCCGGATGACCCGCTCCGCGGTACTGGAGGTCATCGGCAACGACTACGTCCGCACCGCCCGCTCCCGCGGCGTCGGCGAGTTCCGGGTCGTCGTCCGGCACGTGCTGCCCAACGCGATGCCGTCCGTGATCACCGTCGTCGGACTCCAGGCCGGCTTCCTGCTCAGCGGCGCCGTGCTCACCGAGACCGTCTTCTCCTGGCCCGGCATCGGACTCGCCCTCCACCAGGCCATCTCCACCCGCGACATCCCCCTCGTCCAGGGCGGCATCCTCGTCATCGCCGTCGCGTTCGTCCTGATCAACTTCCTGGTCGACATCCTCCAGGCGTACTTCAACCCCAAGATCAAGCTCGCGTAG
- a CDS encoding ABC transporter ATP-binding protein gives MTILDVEHLKVAYRRPDQGHGPALETVRDVSFSVAAGESLGVVGESGCGKSQTMLAVLRMLGHGGAEISGRIGFDGRDLTTLGPKEMRRIRGSGIGLVSQDALSALNPAMTIGAQMAEPLIHYDRMSRRAATARCAELLDLVGIPGARERLRSYPHELSGGMRQRVLIAMAISRDPKVLIADEPTTALDVTIQSQVLQLIDRLRRELRMALVLITHDLGVVAGITDRIAVMYAGRIVELAPTTALFDAPGHPYTRALMNSIPRMDRARVDRLPAIPGFPPDPADPPPGCAYQPRCATARPECGDSVPQLLTLTTGAPGHTVRCPFTAPPEAPATADATDPAAPEATASAAPEAPDPADTTAPAPRGDRA, from the coding sequence GTGACCATTCTGGACGTGGAGCACCTCAAGGTCGCCTACCGGCGCCCGGACCAGGGCCACGGACCCGCCCTGGAGACCGTCCGCGACGTGTCGTTCAGCGTCGCCGCCGGTGAATCCCTCGGCGTCGTCGGCGAATCCGGGTGCGGCAAGAGCCAGACCATGCTCGCCGTACTGCGGATGCTCGGCCACGGCGGCGCGGAGATCAGCGGCCGGATCGGCTTCGACGGCCGCGACCTCACCACCCTCGGCCCCAAGGAGATGCGGCGGATACGCGGCTCCGGCATCGGACTCGTCTCCCAGGACGCCCTCTCCGCGCTCAACCCCGCCATGACCATCGGCGCCCAGATGGCCGAACCCCTCATCCACTACGACCGGATGAGCCGCCGCGCCGCCACCGCCCGCTGCGCCGAACTCCTCGACCTGGTCGGCATCCCCGGCGCCCGGGAACGCCTGCGCAGCTATCCGCACGAACTGTCCGGCGGAATGCGCCAGCGCGTCCTCATCGCCATGGCCATCAGCCGCGACCCCAAGGTCCTCATCGCCGACGAACCCACCACCGCCCTCGACGTCACCATCCAGTCCCAGGTGCTCCAGCTCATCGACCGGCTGCGCCGCGAACTGCGGATGGCCCTCGTCCTGATCACCCATGACCTCGGCGTCGTCGCCGGGATCACCGACCGGATCGCCGTGATGTACGCGGGCCGCATCGTCGAACTCGCGCCCACCACAGCCCTGTTCGACGCCCCCGGCCACCCGTACACCCGTGCCCTGATGAACTCCATCCCCCGGATGGACCGCGCCCGCGTCGACCGGCTGCCCGCCATCCCCGGCTTCCCGCCCGACCCCGCCGACCCGCCGCCGGGCTGCGCCTACCAGCCCCGCTGCGCGACGGCCCGCCCCGAGTGCGGCGACTCCGTGCCCCAGCTGCTCACCCTCACCACCGGCGCCCCCGGACACACCGTCCGCTGCCCCTTCACCGCCCCACCCGAGGCCCCGGCCACGGCCGACGCGACGGACCCCGCCGCACCCGAGGCCACCGCATCCGCCGCACCCGAGGCCCCGGACCCCGCGGACACCACCGCCCCGGCACCCCGAGGAGACCGCGCATGA
- a CDS encoding oligopeptide/dipeptide ABC transporter ATP-binding protein: MTAAAEPRTPGATRTDDNAVTVEELRVHFPVRTGVLRRVTGSAHAVDGVSFTVPARSIVTIVGESGSGKTTTGRALVGLSPVHSGTVTVHGRPLDEIRRDRTLHRLAQIVYQDPYASLNPRMTIRAMIREVVTVHRTVPREEAADRVAELLAQVGLRPELADRYPHELSGGQRQRAAIARALAAEPRFIVCDEIVSALDVSIQGQIVNLLKDLCRDREVSFLFISHDMSVVRHISDHVIVMYGGRIMESGPCDEIFSAPRHPYTHALLGAVPVPDPRSPGLRGAVRTRAEPPDPTDPLPGCRFQRSCPFATEECRAGDPPPTLSVGAGGHTVACHHAETPAVRAALTSEAPVPERTPAP, from the coding sequence ATGACCGCCGCCGCCGAACCCCGGACCCCGGGCGCCACCCGGACCGACGACAACGCCGTCACCGTCGAGGAACTCCGGGTCCACTTCCCCGTCCGCACCGGGGTACTGCGCCGGGTCACCGGCTCCGCGCACGCCGTCGACGGCGTCTCGTTCACCGTGCCCGCCCGCAGCATCGTCACCATCGTCGGGGAGAGCGGCAGCGGCAAGACCACCACCGGACGCGCCCTCGTCGGCCTCTCACCCGTCCACTCCGGAACGGTCACCGTCCACGGCCGCCCGCTGGACGAGATCCGCCGCGACCGCACCCTGCACCGGCTCGCCCAGATCGTCTACCAGGACCCGTACGCCAGCCTCAACCCCCGGATGACCATCAGGGCGATGATCCGCGAGGTCGTCACCGTGCACCGGACCGTCCCCCGCGAGGAGGCCGCCGACCGTGTCGCGGAACTCCTCGCCCAGGTCGGGCTGCGCCCCGAACTCGCCGACCGCTACCCGCACGAACTGTCCGGCGGCCAGCGCCAGCGCGCCGCCATCGCCCGCGCCCTCGCCGCCGAACCCCGCTTCATCGTCTGCGACGAGATCGTCTCCGCCCTGGACGTCAGCATCCAGGGCCAGATCGTCAACCTCCTCAAGGACCTGTGCCGGGACCGCGAGGTGAGCTTCCTGTTCATCTCCCACGACATGAGCGTCGTCCGGCACATCTCCGACCACGTCATCGTCATGTACGGCGGCCGGATCATGGAGAGCGGACCGTGCGACGAGATCTTCTCCGCGCCCCGCCATCCGTACACCCACGCCCTGCTCGGCGCCGTCCCTGTGCCCGACCCCCGCTCCCCGGGACTGCGCGGCGCCGTCCGCACCCGCGCCGAACCGCCCGACCCCACCGATCCGCTGCCGGGCTGCCGCTTCCAGCGCTCCTGCCCGTTCGCCACCGAGGAGTGCCGCGCGGGGGACCCGCCCCCCACCCTGTCCGTCGGCGCCGGCGGCCACACCGTCGCCTGCCATCACGCCGAGACCCCCGCCGTACGGGCCGCCCTCACCTCCGAGGCCCCCGTCCCCGAAAGGACCCCCGCACCATGA